One window of the Saccopteryx bilineata isolate mSacBil1 chromosome 2, mSacBil1_pri_phased_curated, whole genome shotgun sequence genome contains the following:
- the LOC136322141 gene encoding WAS/WASL-interacting protein family member 2-like: MAAQSRAGWTPSAPPPPPPPRSAEAPPAAVLGLGILAAAPRSFGLGSRHPGRRRRCCCSPGAGQRRRAPPAGRKGASAPLGPAVQNPGPRRRCPRCRGIGLVPAQRGRGRTFSARSVPDAPPGEAPRVPDHHLGVTSASPDSPARAAGHPGAGACARPGHLPRPPAGRGGAARPQNSASRVSSPASVSPVLLPRSAARRELPGDRGSGCCPPAQPLARRPPHLSSPLGPCPPVYMPVKPLGTPSPSEPQLPEGEASRPAN; the protein is encoded by the coding sequence ATGGCCGCCCAATCGCGGGCGGGCTGGACCcctagcgccccccccccccccccccccccgcgctcgGCGGAGGCTCCTCCGGCCGCGGTGCTGGGCCTCGGCATTCTCGCAGCGGCGCCGCGCAGCTTCGGGCTTGGGTCGCGGCATCCGGGGCGCAGGCGGCGGTGCTGCTGCTCGCCGGGTGCTGGGCAGAGGAGGCGAGCGCCACCGGCCGGCCGGAAGGGCGCTTCAGCTCCGCTGGGGCCCGCGGTGCAGAACCCGGGACCGAGGAGGCGGTGTCCTCGCTGCCGGGGGATCGGTCTAGTGCCGGCCCAGAGGGGTCGCGGCCGGACGTTTTCGGCCCGCAGTGTCCCCGACGCCCCTCCCGGAGAGGCCCCCAGGGTTCCCGACCACCACCTGGGGGTGACCTCAGCCTCCCCCGACTCACCTGCGCGGGCCGCGGGGCACCCAGGTGCGGGGGCGTGTGCGCGGCCAGGGCACCTCCCCCGGCCGccagcggggcggggcggggccgcccGCCCTCAGAACTCGGCCTCGCGGGTCAGCTCGCCGGCTTCAGTCTCACCGGTCCTCCTGCCACGCTCGGCCGCGCGGCGTGAGCTACCCGGGGACCGCGGGTCGGGATGCTGCCCGCCGGCCCAGCCGCTCGCGCGTCGCCCGCCACACCTGTCCTCGCCTCTTGGGCCATGTCCCCCTGTTTACATGCCAGTGAAGCCCCTGGGCACCCCGAGCCCCTCCGAGCCCCAGCTCCCCGAGGGTGAAGCCAGCCGCCCCGCAAACTAG